In the genome of Pempheris klunzingeri isolate RE-2024b chromosome 11, fPemKlu1.hap1, whole genome shotgun sequence, one region contains:
- the fignl2 gene encoding fidgetin-like protein 2, whose amino-acid sequence MLSPIVPYSLLKMHWNPEHAQPLSQWPEQHLDVSSTTSSPAHKSEFFAGRSRGSYNYAWANDDISALTASNLLKRYAEKYSGVLDSPYDRPPTVGTYPEPVAFGALKTELEPWPLTHSTDASYSLVPPGGHDSLSGSKVVATSAGPPGVSSVSVVNSNLSDSGYSGSSSCSGSSEYPSSYNGTYLSSGYCPQPGAALPPASLHSLQSTPTLVPSYSPTTPVYNYPTSTYPPQTSLAPSYSHPSATYLPSGLPAPTSVPSRPTVVGGSYSYQSTNLGTSESGGTLKRKAFEMRVDDDENGDGSRYGKYGYDPLKAGGNSPYSVNDKTECRGNGFSNSGSTDPQTFKPSKPSSQPLVSPQYGAAGEYSPPAGMTGENAVAEQGFIQQQQQHRSQAHKRPPLCAPTVETMKSTDPRLLDLVNGELLDCSPALGWGELAGLTHVKTALEEDLLWPVLRPSPVVRPPRTVLLFGPRGGGKTTLTRSLASQLGASFYRLSGAMLASKGKAEAEHILGALLQVAVTRQPSVVLLSQVEAMEEEGLRQTLLTTLEKAQVGTTGLVILVCATGRPDLLQDAVHRSFAKRYHVGLPDVGMRRQVLLQALSPQGFSLSERELSAVLQRTEGFSVWELLQLSQQAVSSASSPTGAMHGLPTSSKPPAFTDFENAFCKVRPHTTTKELDTSIEWSKMYNH is encoded by the exons ATGCTGAGTCCTATTGTCCCCTATA gCCTATTAAAGATGCACTGGAACCCAGAGCATGCCCAGCCTCTCAGCCAGTGGCCTGAGCAGCACCTGGAcgtctcctccaccacctcctctccgGCCCACAAGTCGGAATTCTTCGCTGGGCGAAGCCGCGGCTCCTACAACTACGCCTGGGCCAATGACGACATCTCTGCTCTCACAGCCTCCAACCTGTTGAAGCGCTACGCTGAGAAGTATTCTGGCGTGCTGGACTCCCCATATGACCGGCCGCCTACTGTCGGCACCTACCCAGAGCCTGTGGCCTTTGGGGCACTCAAGACGGAGCTGGAGCCCTGGCCGCTAACGCACAGCACTGATGCCTCCTATTCCCTGGTGCCCCCTGGAGGCCATGACAGCCTCTCAGGGTCCAAGGTTGTAGCCACATCTGCAGGCCCTCCAGGGGTTAGCAGTGTGTCGGTGGTGAACAGTAACCTCTCAGACTCTGGCTACagtggcagcagctcctgcagtgGCTCCAGCGAGTACCCCTCGAGTTACAATGGCACCTATCTTTCCTCAGGGTACTGTCCCCAACCCGGTGCAGCACttccccctgcctccctccacTCTCTCCAATCCACCCCCACTCTGGTGCCCAGCTACAGCCCTACCACACCTGTCTATAATTACCCCACTAGCACATACCCTCCCCAAACCAGCCTTGCTCCCAGCTACAGCCACCCCTCTGCAACTTACTTGCCCTCAGGTCTACCAGCCCCTACTTCAGTTCCCTCAAGGCCCACAGTGGTAGGAGGCAGCTATAGTTACCAGAGCACCAACCTTGGGACATCCGAGTCTGGAGggacattaaaaagaaaagcattcgAGATGAGAGTAGACGATGACGAGAATGGTGACGGGTCTCGATACGGGAAATATGGCTATGACCCTCTGAAGGCGGGAGGAAACTCACCTTACAGTGTGAATGACAAAACAGAGTGCCGGGGAAATGGCTTCAGCAATTCAGGCAGCACAGACCCTCAAACCTTCAAGCCCAGTAAGCCCTCCTCTCAGCCGCTGGTGTCTCCTCAGTACGGGGCAGCAGGGGAGTACAGCCCTCCAGCAGGCATGACTGGGGAGAATGCTGTAGCAGAGCAGGgcttcatccagcagcagcagcagcaccgctCCCAGGCCCATAAGCGCCCTCCATTGTGTGCTCCCACTGTTGAGACTATGAAGAGCACAGATCCCAGACTGTTGGACCTTGTCAATGGGGAGTTACTGGACTGCAGCCCTGCACTGGGCTGGGGCGAGCTGGCTGGGCTCACACATGTGAAGACTGCCCTGGAGGAGGACCTTCTGTGGCCCGTGTTGAGGCCCAGTCCAGTGGTGCGACCACCAAGAACCGTTCTGCTGTTTGGCCCCCGCGGAGGGGGTAAGACGACGTTGACTCGTTCTTTGGCTTCACAGCTGGGGGCTTCCTTCTACCGACTGAGTGGAGCCATGCTGGCCTCTAAAGGGAAGGCAGAGGCTGAGCACATTTTGGGGGCTCTTTTGCAAGTGGCAGTGACTCGCCAGCCGTCAGTGGTGCTGCTCAGCCAGgtggaggccatggaggaggaggggctgaGGCAGACACTGCTCACCACCCTGGAGAAAGCCCAGGTGGGGACCACAGGTCTGGTGATTCTCGTCTGTGCTACTGGCAGGCCAGATCTGCTGCAAGATGCAGTTCATCGGAGCTTTGCCAAGCGGTATCACGTCGGCCTGCCAGATGTGGGTATGCGCAGGCAGGTGCTGCTGCAGGCGCTGTCACCCCAGGGCTTCAGCCTCAGTGAGAGGGAGCTGAGTGCAGTGCTGCAACGCACAGAGGGCTTCTCAGTGTGGGAGCTGCTTCAGCTCAGTCAGCAGGCAGTCTCCTCAGCGTCCTCCCCCACTGGGGCCATGCATGGCCTCCCCACATCCTCCAAACCCCCAGCCTTCACAGACTTTGAGAATGCCTTCTGCAAGGTGCGCCCACACACCACCACAAAAGAACTGGACACTTCTATTGAGTGGAGCAAGATGTATAACCACTGA